A genomic segment from Clostridium pasteurianum BC1 encodes:
- the ltrA gene encoding group II intron reverse transcriptase/maturase, translating to MRKTSIYRKSTLSPNTQWKLIDWFHINRYVERLQQRIYRAECLGNKRKVRNLQRLLVRSKAMILISIKRVTQINKGKKTAGVDGEIALTNTERLKLFYDLSELHIEKHNPKPSRRTYIKKKNGKLRPLSIPTIRDRIYQNIIKGTLEPQWEARFEPISYGFRPKRGCHDAIARIFRSCHSGSRKRWIFEGDFKGCFDNLKHDYIMEQIKEFPYDNLVDKWLKAGYVDNGVFNKTQFGSGQGNIVSPLLANIALKGMEDTLGIEYKPVKNNGKIVSYTNVGKYTLVFYADDFVIMCNTQKDAEDVYELLKPYLGKRGLELSKEKTRIVTIDEGFNFLGFNIRMYQTCQGEKLLIKPSKESIKKSKQTISTEIQKLKGNNVSAVISKLNPIIIGVGNYWSPSVAKQTYSYIDHHIWGCTFIFLKYLHPKKSKTWIINRYYKPDIAGQSKNRWILTDPKKYKQLTKMSWIPIVRHTLIKFRATPYDVNLREYFERRDEKKFHRNCIKSKQKMAKMQNYKCPICKMSITDFGESLVVQEKVPVIHGGTRQYNNLQLVHGYCNREYYNREYYKMFPLKGELPTKQHKQEDYKIIRQLRLAEIS from the coding sequence ATGAGAAAAACTTCAATTTATAGGAAGTCCACATTATCTCCCAATACTCAGTGGAAACTAATTGACTGGTTTCACATTAATAGGTATGTAGAAAGATTGCAACAGCGGATATACCGTGCCGAATGTCTTGGTAACAAACGTAAAGTAAGAAATCTACAAAGACTTCTAGTAAGAAGTAAGGCTATGATATTGATATCCATAAAAAGAGTTACACAAATTAACAAAGGGAAAAAGACAGCTGGTGTGGATGGAGAAATAGCATTAACTAATACGGAAAGATTAAAGCTATTCTATGATTTATCAGAATTACATATAGAAAAGCATAACCCTAAACCGTCACGTAGAACTTATATTAAAAAGAAAAACGGAAAGTTAAGGCCACTTAGTATTCCTACTATACGAGATAGAATATATCAAAATATTATTAAAGGAACACTAGAACCACAATGGGAGGCAAGGTTTGAACCAATATCATATGGCTTCAGGCCTAAAAGAGGGTGTCATGACGCTATTGCAAGGATTTTTCGGTCCTGCCATAGTGGCAGTAGAAAAAGATGGATTTTTGAAGGGGACTTTAAAGGCTGTTTTGATAATTTAAAACATGATTATATTATGGAGCAGATAAAAGAATTCCCCTATGATAACTTGGTAGACAAATGGCTAAAAGCAGGATATGTTGACAATGGTGTGTTTAATAAAACACAATTTGGTTCTGGTCAAGGCAACATTGTATCACCGTTACTTGCCAATATTGCATTAAAGGGTATGGAGGATACACTAGGGATAGAATACAAGCCTGTGAAAAATAATGGCAAAATTGTAAGCTATACAAATGTAGGTAAATATACATTAGTGTTTTATGCAGATGATTTTGTGATAATGTGCAACACACAAAAAGACGCAGAAGATGTTTATGAACTATTAAAACCATACCTAGGTAAAAGAGGCTTGGAGTTATCTAAAGAAAAAACAAGAATAGTAACTATAGACGAAGGTTTTAATTTTCTAGGCTTTAATATCAGAATGTATCAAACGTGTCAGGGTGAAAAATTGTTGATAAAACCATCAAAGGAATCTATCAAGAAAAGTAAACAAACCATTTCAACTGAAATACAGAAGCTGAAAGGTAATAACGTAAGTGCTGTAATAAGCAAGCTTAATCCCATTATTATAGGGGTAGGCAACTACTGGTCACCATCAGTCGCAAAACAGACATATTCGTATATTGACCACCATATTTGGGGATGCACATTTATATTTTTAAAGTATTTGCATCCAAAGAAGAGCAAGACTTGGATAATAAATAGATACTACAAACCAGATATAGCAGGACAAAGCAAAAATAGATGGATACTGACTGACCCGAAAAAATATAAACAACTTACAAAAATGTCATGGATACCAATAGTCAGGCATACGCTCATAAAATTTAGGGCAACTCCATATGATGTTAACCTCAGGGAATATTTCGAGCGTAGGGACGAAAAGAAATTTCACAGGAACTGTATTAAAAGCAAACAGAAGATGGCTAAAATGCAGAATTATAAATGTCCTATATGTAAAATGAGTATCACAGATTTTGGTGAAAGTCTGGTAGTACAAGAAAAAGTCCCAGTGATACATGGCGGGACAAGGCAATACAATAATTTGCAATTGGTACATGGATATTGTAATAGAGAATATTATAATAGAGAATATTATAAAATGTTCCCGTTAAAAGGTGAACTTCCAACAAAACAGCATAAACAGGAAGATTACAAAATCATAAGGCAACTAAGATTGGCAGAAATATCATGA
- a CDS encoding winged helix-turn-helix transcriptional regulator: protein MIKFKNIKYNCSMELTLDVIGGKWKPLIIWHLAEKTMRFSELKRTLPHITQKMLTQQLRGLEESELVNRFVYTQVPPKVEYSLTDFGKSLLPVLSALCKWGVNYAQEVQLFNKNDIKEE, encoded by the coding sequence ATGATAAAATTTAAAAATATTAAATACAATTGCTCTATGGAATTGACTTTAGACGTTATAGGTGGTAAATGGAAACCACTTATTATTTGGCATTTAGCTGAAAAAACTATGAGATTTAGTGAGTTAAAAAGAACTTTGCCACACATTACTCAAAAGATGCTTACTCAACAACTTAGAGGGTTAGAAGAAAGTGAATTAGTTAATAGATTTGTTTATACTCAAGTGCCGCCCAAAGTGGAATATTCGCTTACTGATTTCGGGAAAAGTCTCTTACCAGTTTTATCAGCTCTATGCAAATGGGGAGTTAATTATGCTCAAGAAGTTCAATTATTTAATAAAAATGATATCAAAGAGGAATAA
- a CDS encoding nitroreductase family protein yields the protein MNLIKVNQSTCIKCGICTKVCPTRILYMQENGPQVTNPSCIACGQCVAVCPNGAIDNVKTPLSNQIDIENFPAIDSQTAEQFLRSRRSIRCYKNTPVPHEKLLKLVDIAHYAPTASNSQGISYIIVENKQILETATKLIIQWMEDQLENPVHWSFPRHVHVYRKDGVDTILRDAPHLILATASKDFKNGRENTISSLTYLELYANTIGLGSCWAGLFEICAFSNYDPLLKLFNIPKNKVITGAVMVGYPKYEYKRLVNRNALDVTFIK from the coding sequence GTGAACTTAATTAAAGTAAATCAATCAACATGTATTAAGTGTGGAATTTGCACAAAAGTATGTCCAACAAGAATTCTATATATGCAGGAAAACGGTCCTCAAGTGACTAATCCATCATGTATCGCTTGCGGTCAATGCGTTGCTGTATGTCCTAATGGTGCTATTGATAATGTTAAAACACCATTATCTAATCAAATAGATATAGAAAATTTTCCAGCTATAGACTCGCAAACTGCTGAACAGTTCCTTAGATCTCGTAGATCAATACGATGTTACAAGAATACCCCTGTACCTCATGAAAAATTATTAAAATTAGTTGATATTGCTCATTATGCCCCTACCGCCAGTAATTCTCAAGGTATATCCTATATTATAGTTGAAAATAAACAAATATTAGAAACAGCAACTAAATTAATAATTCAGTGGATGGAAGATCAACTTGAAAATCCAGTTCACTGGAGCTTTCCTCGTCATGTTCATGTCTATAGGAAAGATGGTGTTGATACAATTTTACGTGATGCACCTCATCTTATTTTAGCAACTGCTTCAAAAGACTTTAAAAATGGAAGAGAAAATACAATTTCTTCATTAACTTATCTTGAACTATATGCCAACACTATAGGATTAGGCTCTTGCTGGGCTGGACTATTTGAAATATGCGCATTTTCAAATTACGATCCTCTATTAAAACTGTTCAATATTCCTAAAAACAAAGTAATAACAGGAGCTGTAATGGTTGGATATCCAAAATATGAATACAAGCGCTTGGTAAATCGTAATGCATTAGATGTTACTTTTATAAAATAA
- a CDS encoding FAD-dependent oxidoreductase, protein MKVIIIGGGWSGCAAAITAKKAGAEVEIYEKTDLLLGLGNVGGIMRNNGRYTAAEELLALGAGDLINITDKNTRHRNIDFPGHKHAWLYDVNKIEPSVRNYLKDLDISINLIKRVIDVKKIDNKIEGIYLSDGTYITGDVFIEATGSTGPMGNCLKYGNGCSMCILRCPAFGPRVSISSRAGVDDLQGQREDGNLGAFSGSCKLAKESLSPDIVEELDEKGVVILKIPYEDVNLDKLKIKVCQQYALKEFAENVILLDTGHAKLMTTFYPLEKLRKIPGLEGVKFIDPYAGGKGNSIRYLSVAPRNDDMKVKGIDNLFCGGEKSGLFVGHTEAILTGSLAGHNAVRSALGIPSLILPRDLATGDLLAFANYKMLEKDGRRKRYTFAGSEYFKRMIELGLYTTDRDEIKRKVEKLNLTNIFNQKLV, encoded by the coding sequence ATGAAAGTTATAATTATTGGAGGCGGCTGGTCTGGCTGCGCAGCAGCTATTACTGCTAAAAAAGCTGGCGCAGAGGTTGAAATCTATGAAAAAACTGATTTGCTATTAGGACTTGGAAATGTTGGTGGCATAATGAGAAATAATGGAAGATATACTGCCGCAGAGGAACTACTTGCTCTAGGTGCAGGGGATTTAATAAACATAACAGATAAAAATACAAGACATAGAAATATTGATTTTCCAGGACATAAACATGCCTGGCTTTATGATGTAAATAAAATTGAGCCATCAGTTCGTAATTATTTAAAAGATCTAGATATATCAATAAATTTAATAAAAAGAGTAATAGACGTAAAAAAAATTGACAATAAAATAGAAGGAATTTATCTTTCAGATGGCACTTATATAACTGGAGATGTATTCATAGAAGCCACTGGTTCAACTGGCCCCATGGGCAACTGCTTGAAATACGGTAACGGATGCTCCATGTGTATACTCAGGTGTCCCGCCTTTGGACCAAGAGTAAGCATAAGTAGCAGAGCAGGTGTTGATGATTTGCAAGGTCAAAGAGAAGATGGAAATCTTGGTGCCTTTAGTGGCTCCTGTAAGCTTGCTAAAGAATCACTGAGTCCTGACATAGTTGAAGAATTGGATGAAAAAGGTGTAGTTATACTAAAAATTCCTTATGAAGATGTAAACTTAGATAAGCTTAAAATAAAAGTTTGCCAGCAGTATGCTCTAAAGGAATTTGCTGAGAATGTGATACTTTTGGATACTGGTCATGCAAAACTCATGACAACTTTCTACCCCTTAGAAAAGCTCAGAAAGATACCTGGTCTTGAAGGCGTTAAATTTATAGATCCCTATGCAGGTGGTAAAGGAAATTCTATTCGTTATTTATCTGTTGCACCTCGAAATGATGATATGAAGGTAAAAGGTATTGATAATCTGTTTTGTGGTGGAGAAAAAAGCGGCTTATTCGTTGGACATACGGAAGCTATATTAACAGGTTCTCTGGCCGGCCACAATGCTGTAAGAAGTGCTCTTGGAATTCCATCTTTGATTTTGCCAAGAGATTTAGCTACAGGAGATCTCTTAGCTTTTGCAAATTACAAAATGCTGGAAAAAGACGGAAGAAGAAAGCGTTACACCTTTGCTGGTTCTGAATACTTTAAAAGAATGATCGAGTTAGGTTTATACACCACAGATAGAGATGAAATAAAACGAAAGGTTGAAAAATTAAATCTTACTAATATATTTAATCAGAAACTAGTTTAG
- a CDS encoding CPBP family glutamic-type intramembrane protease yields the protein MGKYSVLLNVILFSVYHFWSPWLIIARILGMLPLYYCVYKKDSLKLAILVHCLVNFTDVVSFMLLLK from the coding sequence ATGGGAAAATACAGTGTTTTATTAAATGTAATATTATTTTCAGTTTATCATTTTTGGTCACCTTGGCTTATTATAGCAAGAATTCTAGGAATGTTACCATTGTATTATTGTGTATATAAAAAGGATTCATTAAAATTAGCTATATTAGTACATTGCCTAGTCAATTTCACAGATGTAGTAAGTTTTATGTTGTTATTGAAATAA
- a CDS encoding sulfide/dihydroorotate dehydrogenase-like FAD/NAD-binding protein — protein MNYEIKDCIDAGTEYCPCHLAETGDCLLCSHLQGKNFCDCTNWKGVCIYQEYAWNGNHAKNLRKVSLCKILKKELLDTNVICFTIIAKHKLVQELSHPGSFIFVRNPKSSGYFDAPISIMDTDVNENIIKIVIETKGIKTKTIDELKENDNIAIRGPYWNGILGLKNIYQSKDGTSLIIARGIGMAPMVPVMKKLYGNGNEIIAVVDKGNFKDILIKEYLDLCNAKLIQCNILNTDGTLSDELKSIINKYEKDINIIYCSGPDIFISNLLEATSDDTKIACCNNARMCCGEGICGTCSTRYDDDIVKRLCKLQIDPKYIFKGRRSL, from the coding sequence ATGAATTACGAAATAAAGGATTGTATTGATGCTGGAACAGAATATTGCCCATGTCATCTTGCTGAAACCGGTGATTGCCTACTTTGTTCCCATCTTCAAGGGAAAAATTTTTGTGATTGTACGAACTGGAAAGGAGTTTGTATATATCAGGAATATGCCTGGAATGGAAACCATGCAAAAAACTTAAGGAAAGTATCACTATGCAAAATACTGAAAAAAGAGTTATTAGATACAAATGTTATTTGCTTTACTATAATTGCGAAGCATAAGCTTGTTCAAGAACTGTCACATCCTGGTAGTTTTATTTTTGTAAGAAATCCTAAAAGCAGCGGATATTTTGATGCTCCAATTTCAATAATGGATACAGATGTAAATGAAAATATTATAAAAATAGTAATTGAAACAAAAGGCATAAAAACTAAAACCATTGATGAACTTAAAGAGAATGACAACATAGCTATAAGAGGACCATATTGGAATGGTATCCTTGGTTTAAAAAATATATATCAAAGTAAGGATGGTACCTCTTTAATAATTGCCAGAGGTATTGGAATGGCACCCATGGTACCTGTAATGAAAAAATTATATGGAAACGGCAATGAAATTATTGCCGTGGTTGATAAAGGTAATTTCAAAGATATTTTAATTAAAGAATATCTTGATTTATGCAATGCTAAATTAATTCAGTGTAATATTTTAAACACCGATGGTACCCTTTCTGATGAACTAAAAAGTATTATAAATAAATATGAAAAAGATATAAATATTATATATTGTTCCGGTCCAGATATATTTATAAGTAACCTTCTAGAAGCAACTAGCGATGATACTAAAATAGCCTGCTGTAATAATGCAAGAATGTGCTGTGGTGAAGGCATATGCGGTACCTGCAGTACCCGATATGATGATGATATAGTAAAAAGATTGTGCAAATTACAAATTGATCCCAAATATATATTTAAAGGCAGAAGGTCATTATAG
- a CDS encoding alpha/beta fold hydrolase — MTLFCGETGNKSGKPIVFIHGGGLSSWMWDNQVEFFKNQYYCLTPDLPGHGNSKREEYISTRDCTEKIIEIIETKAKGKKVILVGLSLGAQIVVDILSIRPDLVERTLINSGIVRSFKLLNSMIPLMVKWSIPLAHNRKFARFQAKDMYISDSSFETYYQDTKSLTAKTLSTFMIGYFNYKLPDTFKEMTVPSLVLIGSKEPSIMKKSLIALVKSNPNCKGYIMPDVKHGASLSNPKLFNEVLSAWINKQPLPLEIHEFS, encoded by the coding sequence ATGACTTTATTTTGTGGTGAAACCGGTAATAAATCAGGAAAACCTATAGTTTTCATTCATGGAGGAGGATTGAGCAGTTGGATGTGGGATAATCAAGTTGAATTTTTTAAAAATCAATATTACTGTCTAACTCCTGATTTGCCTGGTCATGGAAATAGCAAGCGTGAAGAGTACATATCAACCAGGGATTGTACCGAAAAAATTATTGAAATTATTGAAACAAAAGCAAAGGGGAAAAAAGTTATTCTTGTAGGTTTATCACTGGGGGCACAAATAGTTGTGGATATTCTTAGCATAAGACCGGATTTAGTTGAGCGTACTCTGATAAACAGTGGTATTGTCAGATCTTTTAAACTATTAAATTCCATGATACCATTAATGGTAAAGTGGTCAATACCTCTTGCCCACAACAGAAAATTTGCTAGGTTTCAAGCTAAAGATATGTATATTAGTGATAGCTCTTTTGAAACATACTATCAGGATACTAAGTCTCTTACTGCAAAAACACTTTCAACTTTTATGATTGGATATTTTAATTATAAATTACCTGATACTTTTAAAGAAATGACTGTACCTTCCTTAGTTCTTATAGGTTCTAAGGAGCCAAGTATCATGAAAAAATCCTTAATTGCCTTGGTGAAATCAAATCCAAACTGCAAAGGATATATTATGCCTGATGTAAAGCATGGTGCTTCACTTTCAAATCCAAAACTATTCAATGAGGTGCTGTCTGCATGGATCAATAAACAGCCTTTACCATTAGAAATTCATGAATTTTCATAA
- a CDS encoding TetR/AcrR family transcriptional regulator has protein sequence MCTNFEKLPEEKKKKIIDACIKEFSKNGYVNASTNNIVLNAGISKGSLFNYFDSKKKLYLYILDYAINFYVNLMLKKMKINNPDILKRILEWAELKLSIAMEQPIAYQFFATAFINIPEELKADIEIRYNKLYAEGYKLTVEDIDYTLFRDDIDKQKAIELIIMSMNGILEKYISLYKSLEDNGYNQIPQAYDQLKEYILILRKVYYKNS, from the coding sequence TTGTGTACTAATTTTGAAAAACTTCCAGAAGAAAAGAAGAAGAAAATAATTGATGCCTGCATAAAAGAATTTAGTAAAAATGGCTATGTTAATGCCTCTACTAATAATATCGTTTTAAATGCAGGCATCTCAAAAGGCTCCCTATTTAACTATTTCGATAGCAAGAAGAAGCTTTACCTATATATTTTGGATTATGCAATTAATTTCTATGTAAATTTAATGCTGAAAAAGATGAAGATAAATAATCCTGACATTCTTAAACGTATTTTAGAATGGGCTGAATTAAAACTTTCTATTGCAATGGAACAACCAATAGCTTATCAGTTCTTTGCAACTGCATTTATAAATATTCCGGAAGAATTAAAAGCTGATATTGAGATTAGATATAATAAATTATATGCTGAAGGATATAAGCTAACTGTGGAGGATATTGACTATACATTGTTCAGGGATGATATCGATAAGCAAAAGGCCATAGAATTAATAATTATGTCTATGAACGGAATTTTGGAAAAATATATTTCACTATATAAATCACTTGAGGATAATGGCTATAACCAAATTCCTCAAGCTTATGATCAATTAAAAGAATATATTTTGATTCTTCGAAAAGTATATTATAAAAATTCTTAG